A region of Fibrobacter succinogenes subsp. succinogenes S85 DNA encodes the following proteins:
- a CDS encoding zinc-ribbon domain-containing protein — translation MTHCPHCGAELKQGATFCPHCGSDKNTSWKEGAEYSDLETPDYEEIVENEFGEKKKKTSPLTIVAVVIIVLAFMAAMVL, via the coding sequence ATGACCCATTGTCCTCATTGCGGCGCCGAATTGAAACAAGGCGCAACCTTCTGCCCCCACTGCGGGAGCGACAAGAACACCAGCTGGAAAGAAGGCGCTGAATACAGCGACCTCGAAACGCCCGACTACGAAGAAATCGTCGAAAATGAATTTGGCGAAAAGAAGAAAAAGACAAGCCCGCTTACGATTGTCGCTGTGGTGATTATCGTGCTTGCGTTTATGGCAGCGATGGTTCTTTAA
- a CDS encoding class II fructose-bisphosphate aldolase produces the protein MAVSYKELGLVNTKEMFAKAVKGGYAIPAFNFNTMEQMQAIVQAAVETKSPVIMQVSKGARNYANGTILRYMAQGAVEYAKELGCANPQIVLHLDHGDSFELCKDCIDNGFSSVMIDGSALPYEDNIALTKKVVEYAHAHDVTVEAELGVLAGVEDEVASEVSHYTKPEEVIDFATRTGCDSLAISIGTSHGAYKFKPEQCTRNAQGKLVPPPLAFDVLHAIEQKLPGFPIVLHGSSSVPQDEVDTINAHGGKLPDAVGIPEEQLREASRSAVCKINIDSDSRLAMTAAIRKYFDEHPEHFDPRQYLKPARENMKKMYMHKIVDVLGSNDKL, from the coding sequence ATGGCAGTTTCTTACAAGGAACTCGGCTTGGTTAACACCAAGGAAATGTTTGCTAAGGCAGTTAAGGGTGGCTATGCTATCCCGGCTTTCAACTTCAACACCATGGAACAGATGCAGGCTATCGTGCAGGCCGCCGTTGAAACCAAGTCTCCGGTGATCATGCAGGTCTCTAAGGGTGCTCGTAACTACGCTAACGGCACCATCCTCCGCTACATGGCTCAGGGTGCTGTTGAATACGCCAAGGAACTCGGCTGCGCAAATCCGCAGATCGTGCTCCACCTCGACCACGGTGACTCTTTCGAACTCTGCAAGGACTGCATCGACAACGGTTTCTCTTCCGTGATGATCGACGGTTCTGCTCTTCCGTACGAAGACAACATCGCCCTCACCAAGAAGGTTGTTGAATACGCTCACGCTCACGACGTTACCGTCGAAGCTGAACTCGGTGTTCTCGCCGGTGTTGAAGACGAAGTTGCTTCTGAAGTTTCTCACTACACGAAGCCGGAAGAAGTGATCGACTTCGCTACCCGTACGGGCTGCGACTCCCTCGCTATCTCCATCGGTACTTCTCACGGTGCATACAAGTTCAAGCCGGAACAGTGCACTCGTAACGCTCAGGGCAAGCTCGTTCCGCCTCCTCTGGCATTCGACGTGCTCCACGCCATCGAACAGAAGCTCCCGGGCTTCCCGATCGTTCTCCACGGTTCTTCTTCTGTCCCGCAGGACGAAGTTGATACGATCAACGCTCACGGCGGTAAGCTCCCGGATGCAGTTGGTATTCCGGAAGAACAGCTCCGCGAAGCTTCTCGCTCTGCTGTCTGCAAGATCAACATCGACTCTGACAGCCGTCTCGCTATGACTGCCGCTATCCGTAAGTATTTCGACGAACATCCGGAACACTTCGACCCGCGCCAGTACCTCAAGCCGGCTCGTGAAAACATGAAGAAGATGTACATGCACAAGATCGTGGATGTGCTCGGCTCCAACGACAAGCTCTAA
- a CDS encoding OmpA family protein — translation MKTIKILTLGALAASISFAADAPTVTPVDQCRLALDNAKTNLPSNAYAAKLTLAEGYGTLNALETIYADDDESKLIPTFLENCKKYAEIAKLQGETQAIQNHIAENWEKRAATNRTIEAIQEQIGEARSGKVSDLEAEKQAIKAQKDKLEASKNEAMDKLNALQSQMIQVTKDARGIILSMSDILFDVGRATLKTDLMTSLAKIAGILSVYQQFDVSIEGNTDNTGSEEFNMTLSQQRAENVMKFLVEQGIAETRLTAKGLGMTMPIADNSTKEGRQKNRRVDLVITDRTQKVK, via the coding sequence ATGAAGACGATTAAGATTTTGACTCTCGGCGCCCTCGCCGCTTCCATTAGCTTTGCAGCGGACGCCCCCACCGTCACCCCAGTTGACCAGTGCCGACTCGCTCTCGACAACGCCAAGACCAATTTGCCGTCCAACGCTTACGCCGCAAAGCTTACGCTTGCCGAAGGCTATGGCACGCTCAATGCTCTTGAAACGATTTATGCGGATGACGATGAATCCAAGCTGATTCCGACATTCTTGGAAAACTGCAAAAAGTATGCAGAAATTGCAAAGCTCCAGGGCGAAACCCAGGCTATCCAGAATCACATTGCCGAGAACTGGGAAAAGCGTGCCGCCACAAATCGCACTATCGAAGCTATCCAGGAACAGATTGGTGAAGCCCGTAGCGGTAAGGTCTCTGACCTCGAAGCCGAAAAACAGGCCATCAAGGCCCAGAAGGACAAGCTCGAAGCCAGCAAGAACGAAGCTATGGACAAGTTAAACGCCCTCCAGTCCCAGATGATCCAGGTGACAAAGGACGCTCGCGGTATCATCCTCTCGATGTCCGACATTTTGTTTGACGTGGGCCGTGCCACCTTGAAGACCGACCTCATGACAAGCCTTGCTAAGATTGCCGGTATCCTCTCCGTTTACCAGCAGTTTGACGTGTCCATTGAAGGAAACACCGACAACACCGGTTCCGAAGAATTCAACATGACGCTTTCTCAGCAGCGTGCTGAAAACGTGATGAAATTCCTCGTGGAACAGGGTATCGCAGAAACCCGCCTCACCGCTAAGGGCCTTGGCATGACCATGCCGATTGCGGACAACTCCACCAAGGAAGGTCGCCAAAAGAACCGCCGCGTGGACCTCGTGATCACAGACCGTACACAGAAAGTGAAGTAG